A genomic stretch from Bradyrhizobium quebecense includes:
- a CDS encoding glycosyltransferase family 2 protein, which translates to MPASDQTPVAVSIVVPVRNEADNIAPLIAEIAAALDGHWAYEIVYVNDGSTDATGERLSAIMAQRPNLRQLRHAVSSGQSAAVRSGVRAARGAIVATLDGDGQNDPAFLPNLIAAVESGNGRVGLAAGQRVGRKDTGFKKLQSRIANAVRGIILRDGTRDTGCGLKAFPREVFLAMPYFDGLHRFLPALVRREGLAIAYVDVVDRPRHSGVSNYGFFDRLWIGIMDLGGVWWLIRRKKPTPVVTEVTRTEVPDVTEVK; encoded by the coding sequence TTGCCTGCTTCCGACCAGACGCCGGTCGCCGTTTCCATCGTAGTGCCTGTGCGCAACGAGGCGGACAATATCGCGCCGCTGATCGCCGAGATCGCGGCGGCGCTCGACGGCCACTGGGCCTACGAGATCGTCTACGTCAATGACGGCTCGACCGACGCCACCGGCGAACGGCTGAGCGCGATCATGGCGCAGCGGCCCAATCTCCGGCAGCTTCGCCACGCAGTCTCCTCGGGCCAGTCGGCAGCCGTGCGCAGCGGCGTGCGCGCCGCGCGCGGGGCGATCGTGGCAACGCTTGACGGCGACGGCCAGAACGATCCGGCCTTCCTGCCCAACCTGATCGCGGCGGTCGAGAGCGGCAATGGCCGGGTTGGCCTCGCTGCGGGCCAGCGCGTCGGGCGCAAGGACACCGGCTTCAAGAAGCTGCAATCGCGGATCGCCAACGCCGTGCGTGGCATCATCCTGCGCGACGGCACCCGCGACACCGGATGCGGCCTGAAGGCGTTTCCGCGCGAGGTGTTTCTGGCGATGCCCTATTTCGACGGGCTGCATCGTTTCCTTCCGGCGCTGGTCCGCCGCGAGGGGCTCGCGATCGCCTATGTCGACGTCGTCGACCGCCCGCGCCATTCCGGCGTGTCGAATTATGGATTCTTCGACCGGCTCTGGATCGGGATCATGGATCTCGGTGGCGTGTGGTGGCTGATCCGCCGCAAGAAGCCGACGCCGGTCGTCACTGAAGTGACACGCACTGAAGTGCCTGATGTGACCGAGGTGAAGTGA
- a CDS encoding type II and III secretion system protein family protein — MTIGAKQLATRATLVRSLSFSAVTALMLIPALASATDPDKNADVAVTSSIAAKTRFVSLGVGKSVVVDLPREAKDVLVADPKIANAVIRSAQRAYIIGAAVGQTNVVFFDADGNQVASYDIAIKRDLNGMRAALKQMLPGVQIEGVGESVVLTGTVASPVEAQQAGDIAAKLVGGADEVVNSIVVRGRDQVMLKVTVAEVRRDVVKQLGVDLSANMNYGTAAVVFNNTNAFTANNGPLANNVLTGAALNKLGVPTVTATLRAMESAGVVKTLAEPNLTAISGESATFVSGGEFPIPTGVTCQTSSTGTIGNCVQTVSFKKFGISLNFTPVVLSEGRISLKVMTEVSEVSMDNALTGGQGGTTIPSIKTRRADTTLEVPSGGSIAMAGLIQEQTKQAINGMPGVDQIPVLGQLFRSQDFVNNETELMVIVTPYVVRAVAQKELSRPDDGFAPASDAQSALLARVNRIYGVAARAEPIGATPVNFGFIID, encoded by the coding sequence ATGACAATTGGTGCAAAACAACTGGCAACGCGGGCCACACTGGTCCGCTCGCTGTCATTCTCGGCGGTCACCGCCCTGATGCTGATCCCTGCCCTCGCCAGCGCGACCGATCCCGACAAGAACGCGGACGTCGCGGTGACGAGCAGCATCGCCGCCAAGACGCGCTTCGTCTCGCTCGGCGTCGGCAAGTCGGTGGTGGTCGACCTGCCGCGCGAAGCCAAGGACGTCCTGGTCGCCGATCCCAAGATCGCCAACGCCGTGATCCGCTCGGCGCAGCGCGCCTATATCATCGGCGCGGCGGTCGGCCAGACCAACGTGGTGTTCTTCGACGCCGACGGCAACCAGGTCGCCTCCTACGACATCGCGATCAAGCGTGATCTCAACGGCATGCGTGCCGCGCTGAAGCAGATGCTGCCGGGCGTCCAGATCGAGGGCGTCGGTGAGAGCGTGGTGCTGACCGGCACGGTGGCAAGCCCGGTCGAGGCCCAGCAGGCCGGCGACATCGCAGCCAAGCTGGTCGGCGGCGCCGACGAGGTCGTCAACTCCATCGTGGTGCGCGGCCGCGACCAGGTGATGCTGAAGGTCACCGTCGCCGAAGTGCGCCGGGACGTCGTCAAGCAGCTCGGCGTCGATCTCAGTGCCAACATGAACTATGGTACCGCTGCGGTCGTCTTCAACAACACCAACGCCTTCACCGCCAACAACGGACCGCTCGCCAACAACGTGCTGACCGGCGCGGCCCTGAACAAGCTCGGCGTGCCGACTGTCACCGCGACGCTGCGCGCGATGGAGAGCGCGGGCGTGGTGAAGACGCTGGCCGAGCCCAACCTTACGGCGATCTCCGGCGAGTCCGCGACCTTCGTGTCAGGCGGCGAGTTTCCCATTCCGACCGGCGTCACCTGTCAGACCTCGTCGACAGGCACGATCGGGAATTGCGTCCAGACCGTCAGCTTCAAGAAGTTCGGCATCTCGCTCAACTTCACCCCGGTGGTGCTGTCCGAGGGGCGCATCAGCCTGAAGGTGATGACCGAGGTTTCCGAAGTCTCGATGGACAACGCGTTGACCGGCGGCCAGGGCGGCACGACCATTCCCTCGATCAAGACCCGCCGCGCCGACACCACGCTGGAAGTGCCCTCCGGCGGCTCGATCGCGATGGCGGGATTGATCCAGGAACAGACCAAGCAGGCCATCAACGGAATGCCCGGTGTCGATCAGATCCCGGTGCTCGGACAGCTGTTCAGGAGCCAGGACTTCGTCAACAACGAGACCGAGCTCATGGTCATCGTGACGCCCTATGTTGTGCGCGCCGTTGCGCAGAAGGAATTGTCGCGTCCCGATGACGGGTTCGCCCCGGCCTCCGACGCGCAGTCGGCGCTGCTGGCGCGCGTCAATCGCATCTACGGCGTTGCCGCCCGTGCCGAGCCGATCGGCGCCACGCCGGTCAATTTCGGCTTCATCATCGACTGA
- a CDS encoding tetratricopeptide repeat protein, translating to MSDKLPRPSGRMHRLAGSASAALLLIGLSACQTSGPSDITGSLGDTAESTPAPADPRRDIATYHERVRANPKDTDSALKYARALRATGQRAQAVAVMEQAVLAQPSNKALLAGYGRALADNGNFQQAFDVLGRAHTPEDPDWRILSAQGAVLDQLERHDEARQYYASALKIVPDDPSVLSNLGLSYLLSKDLPKAEETLRRARDRAPDDMRVRTNLAVVVGLQGRQAEAETIMKADLPPDQGSANVTALKRLLTRRDASRSDADKIPVAASRRD from the coding sequence ATGTCTGACAAACTGCCCCGACCTTCAGGCCGCATGCACCGTCTCGCCGGCTCGGCATCTGCCGCGCTCCTGCTGATCGGGCTGTCCGCCTGTCAGACCTCAGGTCCGTCCGACATCACTGGGTCATTGGGCGATACGGCGGAATCCACGCCGGCCCCAGCCGACCCGCGGCGCGACATCGCGACCTATCACGAGCGCGTCCGCGCGAACCCCAAGGACACCGACTCCGCGCTGAAATACGCCCGGGCGCTGCGTGCCACCGGCCAGCGGGCGCAGGCGGTCGCGGTCATGGAGCAGGCGGTGCTGGCGCAGCCCAGCAACAAGGCGCTGCTCGCCGGCTACGGACGGGCGCTCGCCGACAACGGCAATTTCCAGCAGGCATTCGACGTGCTCGGGCGCGCCCACACCCCGGAAGACCCGGACTGGCGCATCCTGTCGGCGCAGGGTGCCGTGCTCGATCAGCTCGAGCGCCACGACGAGGCCCGCCAATATTACGCGAGCGCCCTGAAGATCGTGCCTGACGATCCATCGGTGCTCTCCAATCTCGGCCTGTCCTATCTGCTGTCGAAAGATCTGCCGAAGGCCGAGGAAACGCTGCGCCGGGCCCGGGATCGCGCGCCCGACGACATGCGGGTGCGCACCAATCTCGCCGTCGTGGTCGGCCTGCAGGGCCGCCAGGCCGAGGCTGAGACCATCATGAAGGCCGATCTGCCGCCCGATCAGGGATCAGCCAATGTCACCGCGCTGAAGCGGCTGTTGACGCGCAGGGATGCGAGCCGCAGCGATGCGGACAAGATCCCGGTCGCGGCCAGCCGCCGAGACTAG
- a CDS encoding ArnT family glycosyltransferase has product MVDSLQPRRFGAGQQSVKPAHSSRRLFMAFEFATASQWRSILFLTLTCLVLFLPGFFTIPPIDRDEVRFAQATKQMVESGDFVDIRFQDDVRYKKPVGIYWMQAAALKTISALGVPRAQVRIWVYRLPSLIGAIGAVLLTYWTALAFVTRQSAVLAALMMASCVLLGVEARLAKTDAMLLLTVTAAMGAMARVYLSWQRGEDPAHPSWAPPAIFWTALAVGILLKGPLILMFVGLAMAGLAILDRSAAWFWRMRPVWGLMWTLVLVLPWFVLIFLRAGETFFADSVGGDMLSKLGAQESHGAPPGLYLLLFWITFWPGAPLAGLAAPAVWRARREPGAQFLLAWLIPSWIVFEAVLTKLPHYVLPLYPAIAILTVGALERRVLSRSPWLLRGAAWWFAIPAFGAVLVIVGAIKAIHQPVFPAWPLFAVAMVFGLIAWWMFEDSRAERSLLNAVIAAALMAGATYGVVLPRLTTVFPSQEVARALRNVTCVGPKAAAAGFHEPSLVFMTDTSTLLTDGSGAADFLGQGSCRFALVEQRSERAFVQRAEAIGLRYNARVRIDGYNISQGKAVSIAIFRSEGTE; this is encoded by the coding sequence ATGGTGGATAGCCTCCAACCCCGGCGCTTCGGAGCAGGGCAACAGTCTGTAAAACCTGCGCATTCGAGCCGCAGGCTGTTCATGGCGTTCGAGTTCGCGACGGCCAGCCAATGGCGTTCGATCCTGTTCCTGACGCTGACCTGCCTGGTGCTGTTCCTGCCGGGCTTCTTCACCATCCCGCCGATCGACCGTGATGAGGTTCGCTTTGCCCAGGCGACCAAGCAGATGGTCGAGAGCGGCGACTTCGTCGATATCCGCTTCCAGGACGACGTACGCTACAAGAAACCGGTCGGCATCTACTGGATGCAGGCGGCGGCGCTGAAGACGATCTCCGCGCTCGGGGTGCCGCGCGCCCAGGTCCGCATCTGGGTGTACCGCCTGCCGTCCCTGATCGGCGCCATCGGCGCCGTTTTGCTGACCTATTGGACAGCGCTTGCGTTCGTGACGCGACAGAGCGCGGTGCTGGCTGCCTTGATGATGGCAAGTTGCGTGCTACTCGGGGTCGAAGCGCGGCTCGCCAAGACCGACGCCATGCTGCTGCTGACGGTCACCGCGGCGATGGGCGCGATGGCGCGGGTGTATCTATCCTGGCAACGCGGCGAGGATCCGGCGCATCCATCATGGGCGCCGCCTGCGATCTTCTGGACGGCGCTGGCGGTCGGCATCCTGCTCAAGGGCCCGCTGATCCTGATGTTCGTCGGCCTTGCCATGGCCGGGCTTGCGATCCTCGATCGATCGGCGGCCTGGTTCTGGCGCATGCGCCCGGTCTGGGGCCTGATGTGGACCCTGGTGCTGGTGCTGCCGTGGTTCGTGCTGATCTTCCTGCGCGCCGGCGAAACCTTCTTTGCCGACTCCGTCGGCGGCGACATGCTGAGCAAGCTCGGCGCACAAGAATCCCATGGCGCGCCGCCCGGGCTCTATCTGCTGCTGTTCTGGATCACGTTCTGGCCCGGCGCGCCGCTCGCCGGCCTGGCGGCGCCGGCTGTCTGGCGCGCGCGGCGCGAGCCGGGTGCCCAGTTTCTGCTGGCCTGGTTGATCCCGTCCTGGATCGTGTTCGAGGCTGTGCTGACCAAGCTGCCGCACTACGTGCTCCCGCTCTACCCGGCGATCGCAATCCTGACCGTCGGCGCGCTGGAGCGGCGTGTGCTGTCGCGCTCCCCCTGGTTGTTGCGCGGCGCTGCGTGGTGGTTCGCTATCCCTGCATTCGGCGCCGTGCTCGTGATCGTCGGCGCCATCAAGGCGATCCATCAGCCGGTGTTTCCGGCCTGGCCATTGTTCGCGGTGGCGATGGTGTTCGGCCTGATCGCCTGGTGGATGTTCGAGGATAGCCGCGCCGAGCGCTCGCTGCTCAATGCGGTGATCGCCGCGGCGCTGATGGCCGGCGCCACCTATGGCGTGGTGCTGCCGCGGCTCACCACCGTGTTTCCGAGCCAGGAGGTCGCGCGCGCGCTGCGCAACGTGACCTGCGTCGGCCCGAAGGCGGCGGCTGCCGGCTTCCACGAGCCGAGCCTCGTGTTCATGACCGATACGTCGACGCTGCTCACCGACGGATCGGGCGCCGCGGATTTCCTGGGGCAGGGCTCCTGCCGCTTCGCGCTGGTCGAACAGCGCTCCGAGCGCGCCTTCGTGCAACGCGCCGAGGCGATCGGCCTGCGCTACAACGCGCGGGTGCGGATCGACGGCTACAACATCTCGCAGGGCAAGGCCGTTTCGATCGCGATCTTCCGTTCCGAAGGGACGGAGTGA
- a CDS encoding phosphatase PAP2 family protein, giving the protein MAAPPATAESANYFGRLLTLVWLSFAQLVRAPSHSRRAEAARRSARHALLLVVVVGAVIITLMYAVDVAEISLMPPRGTPGLWWVKILTDFGKDEYVLCALGLLLIAVALAAPALRGVPRATLLGLGTRLQYLFLSVMLSVAVGELIKWIVGRGRPFVGGKANAFNFQHFAGTEAYSSFPSGHSITALALAFAVSAVWPRARVAMLVYALIIVATRLVLLAHHPSDVVAGALVGVIGAMAVRYWFAARRLGFAIDRDGTVLALSGPSEGRLKRVARNAFAP; this is encoded by the coding sequence ATGGCGGCGCCGCCAGCCACCGCGGAATCCGCCAACTATTTCGGACGATTGCTGACGCTGGTCTGGCTATCCTTCGCCCAGCTCGTGCGTGCACCGTCGCATTCGCGCCGGGCCGAGGCGGCGCGACGCTCCGCGCGCCACGCACTCCTGCTCGTCGTCGTCGTTGGCGCCGTCATCATCACGCTGATGTATGCGGTCGATGTCGCCGAGATCAGCCTGATGCCGCCACGCGGCACGCCGGGTCTCTGGTGGGTGAAGATACTCACCGATTTCGGCAAGGACGAGTATGTGCTGTGCGCGCTTGGCCTGCTGCTGATTGCGGTCGCCTTGGCGGCACCTGCGCTGCGCGGTGTGCCGCGCGCGACACTGCTCGGCCTCGGAACGAGGCTGCAATACCTGTTCCTGTCGGTCATGTTGTCGGTGGCGGTCGGTGAGCTGATCAAATGGATCGTCGGCCGCGGGCGGCCTTTTGTCGGCGGCAAGGCCAACGCGTTCAACTTCCAGCATTTCGCCGGCACCGAGGCCTATTCGAGCTTTCCGTCGGGACATTCGATCACCGCGCTTGCGCTGGCTTTCGCCGTGTCGGCGGTATGGCCACGCGCACGGGTCGCGATGCTGGTCTATGCGCTGATCATCGTCGCGACGCGGCTAGTGCTGCTGGCCCATCATCCGAGCGACGTGGTGGCCGGCGCGCTGGTCGGCGTGATCGGCGCAATGGCCGTGCGCTACTGGTTCGCCGCCCGCCGCCTTGGTTTCGCCATTGATCGCGATGGCACCGTGTTGGCGCTGTCAGGACCGTCGGAAGGGCGCCTTAAAAGGGTTGCGAGGAACGCCTTCGCCCCATAA
- a CDS encoding lipid-A-disaccharide synthase N-terminal domain-containing protein translates to MLIQFGQALSAYFYEVFIAKFDFWLAFGLIAQLFFTARFLVQWISSERAGQSVVPMAFWFFSMGGGLMTLIYGFAKREPVIIIGQGLATLIYIRNIMLIVKNRGKASKTLDS, encoded by the coding sequence ATGCTGATTCAGTTCGGCCAGGCGCTCAGCGCCTATTTCTACGAAGTGTTCATCGCCAAGTTCGACTTCTGGCTGGCGTTCGGCCTGATCGCGCAATTGTTCTTCACTGCGCGCTTCCTGGTGCAGTGGATTTCCAGCGAGCGCGCTGGCCAGAGCGTGGTGCCGATGGCGTTCTGGTTCTTCTCGATGGGCGGCGGTTTGATGACGCTGATCTACGGGTTCGCCAAACGCGAGCCTGTCATCATCATCGGGCAGGGCCTCGCGACGCTGATCTACATCCGTAACATCATGCTGATCGTGAAGAACCGCGGCAAGGCGTCGAAGACGCTCGACAGCTGA
- a CDS encoding PilZ domain-containing protein, which yields MFVNRRKSERRECRSVAKIQLGTGSLPRDCMITDISAGGVKVIAEYLEIPPEFTIILSSGSPRQCRLAWRIGHEFGAQFVD from the coding sequence ATGTTTGTCAATCGCCGCAAGAGCGAACGCCGTGAGTGCCGGAGCGTCGCCAAAATTCAGTTGGGCACAGGGTCGTTGCCACGCGACTGCATGATCACCGATATCTCGGCCGGCGGCGTCAAGGTGATCGCTGAATATCTGGAGATTCCGCCGGAATTCACCATCATCCTGTCGAGCGGCAGTCCGCGTCAGTGCCGCCTGGCCTGGCGGATCGGGCACGAATTCGGCGCCCAGTTCGTCGACTGA
- a CDS encoding AAA family ATPase has protein sequence MTEQQDEPQHVNDHIAPAPRISVQAFCASVATATTARAAAEDRRLAKAHLSVHMGGIAAAIDAYHKAPTPNVIMLETEPDIDLLAGLDELATVCDPGTRVVVLGTPGETAPYRELVRRGVNDYVIGPVKVLDVVRSICGLFSSSEAVSVGRLIAVAGAKGGVGASTIAHNIAWTIARDLGLDSVVVDLDLAFGTAGLDYNQDPTQGIANAVFSPERPDSAFMERLLAKCGDHLSLLAAPATLDQVYDFGAEAFDAIFDTMRMTTSCIVLDVPHQWTAWTKRVLVGADDILIVAEPDLANMRNTKNMMNLLRTARPNDRPPLYCLNQVGMSKRPEIEVKDFAKTIESQPIATIPFDCRLFGEAANNGQMIAEVSARHRTTKTFLQIAQRLTGRPDLAETRESFLSPILRKLQSRRSDGRRAAG, from the coding sequence ATGACCGAACAACAAGACGAGCCACAGCACGTCAACGACCACATCGCGCCGGCGCCACGGATTTCCGTGCAGGCGTTCTGCGCCAGCGTCGCGACCGCCACGACGGCGCGCGCCGCCGCCGAAGACCGCCGGCTCGCCAAGGCCCACCTCTCCGTCCATATGGGCGGCATCGCTGCCGCCATCGACGCCTATCACAAGGCGCCGACGCCCAACGTCATCATGCTGGAGACCGAGCCGGACATTGATTTGCTTGCCGGTCTCGACGAACTCGCCACGGTCTGCGATCCCGGCACCCGCGTCGTCGTGCTCGGCACGCCCGGCGAGACTGCACCATATCGCGAATTGGTCCGGCGCGGCGTCAACGACTACGTCATCGGGCCGGTCAAGGTGCTCGACGTCGTGCGCTCGATCTGCGGCCTGTTCTCCTCCTCGGAGGCAGTCTCTGTGGGCCGTCTGATCGCGGTCGCGGGCGCCAAGGGCGGGGTCGGCGCCTCGACCATTGCTCACAATATCGCCTGGACCATCGCGCGCGACCTCGGGCTGGATTCGGTCGTGGTCGATCTCGACCTCGCCTTCGGTACCGCGGGCCTCGATTACAACCAGGATCCGACACAGGGTATCGCCAACGCCGTGTTCTCGCCCGAGCGCCCGGATAGTGCTTTCATGGAGCGCCTGCTGGCAAAATGCGGCGATCACCTGAGCCTGCTGGCGGCACCGGCCACGCTCGACCAGGTCTACGATTTCGGCGCCGAAGCATTCGATGCCATCTTCGATACGATGCGCATGACCACGTCCTGCATCGTGCTCGACGTTCCCCATCAATGGACCGCCTGGACCAAACGCGTGCTGGTCGGCGCCGACGATATCCTGATCGTCGCCGAGCCAGACCTCGCCAACATGCGCAACACCAAGAACATGATGAACCTGTTGCGGACCGCACGTCCGAACGACCGCCCGCCGCTCTATTGCCTGAACCAGGTCGGCATGTCGAAGCGCCCCGAGATCGAGGTCAAGGACTTCGCCAAGACGATCGAGAGCCAGCCGATCGCGACCATCCCGTTCGATTGCAGGTTGTTCGGTGAAGCCGCCAACAACGGTCAGATGATCGCGGAAGTCTCCGCGCGTCACCGCACCACAAAAACCTTCCTGCAGATCGCGCAACGCCTGACCGGCCGCCCCGATCTCGCCGAGACGCGCGAGTCGTTCCTGTCGCCGATCCTCAGGAAGCTGCAATCGCGTCGAAGCGATGGACGCCGCGCCGCCGGCTAG
- a CDS encoding CpaD family pilus assembly protein → MMTRKTRAGHARMLSLSGALLATAIALGGCNLTGDNITTGTVPDDYRQRHPIAVTEGEQSIVVFVGRARGNLTETQRDDVMGLARTWRREGTGAIAIDVPAGTTNARSAQAVYQEIRGMLASMGVPAHAITRRSYRVDDPRALPTIRISYPKMAAVAGPCGVWPADLGPSIYNPSYNENKQWDNFGCATQSNLAAMVANPSDLVQPRTETAAYTPRRSVAFQKYGKGESTATTYPEADRAKLSDAGK, encoded by the coding sequence ATGATGACACGCAAAACACGAGCCGGTCATGCGAGGATGCTGTCGCTGTCCGGCGCCCTTCTCGCCACCGCGATCGCGCTTGGCGGCTGCAATCTGACCGGCGATAATATTACGACCGGCACGGTGCCCGACGACTACCGGCAGCGGCATCCGATCGCCGTCACCGAGGGCGAGCAGTCAATCGTCGTGTTCGTGGGCCGCGCCCGCGGCAATCTCACCGAAACGCAACGCGACGACGTCATGGGACTGGCTCGCACCTGGCGCCGCGAAGGCACCGGCGCAATCGCAATCGACGTCCCGGCCGGTACCACGAATGCGCGCTCGGCGCAGGCGGTGTACCAGGAGATCCGCGGCATGCTGGCGTCGATGGGCGTGCCCGCCCACGCGATCACGCGGCGTTCCTATCGCGTCGACGATCCGCGCGCGCTACCGACCATTCGCATCAGCTATCCGAAGATGGCCGCGGTCGCCGGGCCCTGCGGCGTGTGGCCGGCCGACCTTGGTCCGTCGATCTACAATCCCAGTTACAACGAGAACAAGCAGTGGGACAATTTCGGCTGCGCCACGCAGAGCAATTTGGCTGCGATGGTCGCCAATCCGTCCGACCTCGTGCAGCCGCGGACCGAAACCGCAGCCTACACGCCGCGCCGGTCGGTCGCGTTCCAGAAGTACGGCAAGGGTGAGTCGACCGCGACCACCTACCCTGAAGCCGATAGAGCCAAGCTGAGCGACGCCGGGAAATGA
- a CDS encoding Na/Pi cotransporter family protein — protein MGSLVLLDLMGGVALLLWGLHMVHSGILRAFGPDLRLLLARALKNRFTALGAGLGLTALLQSSTATALITSSFAAEEIVSLVPALAIMLGANIGTTLIVQVLSFNVAAVAPVLFIVGLVAFRSGPRSRIKDLGRVSIGLGLMLLALHILLDTMAPAENAPGVRVFLNAITGDPVLCILIGAVVTWLVHSSVASVLLVMSLAYSQFISPYAAFALVLGANLGSAVNPLMEGARRDNPASYRLPVGNLVNRIVGILLVAPFLRPITEHIYAWQPDLAKATALFHIAFNIATALLFIGVLDQMARLLERLLPKRAQETDPSRPRYLDESALETPSLALADAAREVLHMGDHTEAMLRKVMTAMLTNDRAMVDQVSKMDNTVDRLNEAIKLYVTKLTRGSLDEREGQRAMEIVAFAINLEHIGDIIDKNLSELATKKIKHRLQFSAEGAEELSAFHKRTIDSLRLAFGVFMSGDAAEARKLLTEKAALRAAELAAVERHLERLREGRPETIETTSLHLDVLRDLRRIHSHICSVAYPVLDAAGETAADRESTAETTDVAAPVAGR, from the coding sequence ATGGGAAGTCTTGTTCTGCTTGATCTGATGGGGGGCGTCGCGCTCCTGCTGTGGGGCCTGCATATGGTCCACAGCGGGATTCTGCGGGCCTTCGGGCCCGATTTGCGGCTGTTGCTGGCCCGGGCGCTGAAAAACCGCTTCACCGCGCTTGGCGCCGGCCTTGGCCTGACTGCCCTGCTCCAGAGCTCGACCGCAACCGCCCTGATCACCAGTTCCTTCGCCGCCGAGGAGATCGTCAGCCTGGTGCCGGCGCTTGCGATCATGCTCGGCGCCAATATCGGCACCACGCTGATCGTGCAGGTGCTGTCGTTCAACGTCGCCGCCGTGGCGCCGGTGCTGTTCATTGTCGGCCTCGTCGCATTCCGCAGCGGGCCGCGCTCCCGGATCAAGGATCTCGGCCGCGTCTCGATCGGCCTCGGCTTGATGCTGCTCGCGCTGCATATCCTGCTCGATACGATGGCGCCGGCCGAGAATGCCCCGGGCGTGCGCGTATTCCTGAACGCGATCACCGGCGATCCCGTGCTCTGCATCCTGATCGGCGCGGTCGTGACCTGGCTGGTCCATTCCAGCGTCGCCAGCGTGCTGCTGGTGATGTCGCTGGCCTACTCCCAGTTCATCTCGCCCTATGCCGCGTTCGCGCTTGTGCTCGGCGCCAACCTCGGCAGCGCCGTCAATCCGTTGATGGAGGGGGCGCGGCGCGACAATCCGGCGAGCTACCGGCTGCCGGTCGGCAACCTCGTCAACCGTATCGTCGGCATCCTGCTGGTGGCGCCGTTCCTGCGCCCGATCACCGAGCATATTTACGCCTGGCAGCCCGATCTCGCCAAGGCGACCGCGCTGTTCCACATTGCCTTCAACATTGCAACCGCGCTGCTGTTCATCGGCGTGCTCGACCAGATGGCGCGTCTGCTCGAGCGCCTGTTGCCCAAGCGGGCGCAGGAGACCGATCCGTCACGGCCACGCTATCTCGACGAGAGCGCGCTGGAGACGCCGTCACTCGCGCTGGCCGATGCCGCGCGCGAGGTGCTGCATATGGGCGACCACACCGAGGCCATGTTGCGCAAGGTGATGACGGCGATGCTGACCAACGATCGCGCAATGGTCGACCAGGTGTCGAAGATGGACAACACCGTCGACCGGCTGAACGAGGCGATCAAGCTTTACGTCACGAAGCTTACCCGCGGCAGCCTGGACGAGCGCGAAGGTCAGCGCGCTATGGAGATCGTCGCATTCGCGATCAATCTCGAGCATATCGGCGACATCATCGACAAGAATCTGAGCGAGCTCGCGACCAAGAAGATCAAGCATCGCCTCCAATTCTCGGCCGAAGGCGCCGAGGAATTGTCGGCGTTCCACAAGCGCACGATCGACTCGCTGCGGCTCGCGTTCGGCGTGTTCATGTCGGGCGATGCCGCCGAGGCGCGCAAGCTGCTCACCGAGAAGGCGGCGCTGCGCGCGGCCGAGCTTGCCGCCGTCGAGCGCCATCTGGAGCGCCTGCGCGAAGGCCGGCCCGAGACCATCGAGACCACCTCGCTGCATCTCGACGTGTTGCGCGACCTTCGCCGCATCCATTCGCACATCTGCTCGGTCGCCTATCCCGTGCTCGACGCCGCCGGCGAGACCGCGGCCGATCGCGAGAGCACCGCGGAGACGACCGACGTTGCTGCGCCGGTGGCCGGCCGCTGA